In the Desulfofalx alkaliphila DSM 12257 genome, GCCCAATGCATACTACTGGATTACCGTGGTGATTTTTTTAGCTTCATCATCGCTGACGAGTATCTACTTTAGTGGCATCGGTATATTTGAGCTGTGGAAAGAAAATCAGTGGTTGCTACTGGTGTTTTTATTACTAATTACAGTTTCATATCTCTTTGCACAATTAATCAAACATTTGGCCGATGCCTATAACCAATTATCCACTGCATACAACCAATCTGAACAGTTACTAAAACACAACTCCAATTTATACCAAGCCTTAGAGTCAGTATCTGCCGGTTCAGAACCCAGTCATTTGGCAGAAGTGTTGGCAGCATATGCACGAAAGCTCAGTGGTGCCCAAGCCACCATGTGCTGTTTGATGAATAACGGTAATCGACCCCAATGGCTAATATCAGACCCTGATAATATTTTAGAGGAACATATTAACAGTAGGCAAATTGACATCATCTGGGATAGGTTGAATTATGGCCAAGAAAAAACATATACCTTTCCTTTAGATGACGGAGATACAAAGGGGCAATTGGTATGTGTTCCTTTACAATCATTGGATGAAAGATTTGGCTTTTTAGCTTATGTGGTTCCAAGGGGTATCAACAAGGGTGACTTAAATAGAGCCATTATCTTTCTTGCGGAGTTAGGGGCCATTGTTATGGAAAGGCAGAAGGCAGATGAATTATCTGCCCGTCTGATGGTGATAGAGGAACAAAACAGAATTGCCAACGAAATACATGATGGGGTATCCCAATACCTATTTAGTATTGTCTATGCATTGCACAGTCTTGCCAAAAAGGAGGGTTCACTGCAAGAAGATGAAATTAAAGAACAGCTTGAGCTAATTGGCAGTACCGCCAGTAAAGCCGCAAGGGAACTGAGGAGTTCAATTTATCGCATCAGTCCCCGCCGCCGGGGTGAGCAGGTATTTGTAGCAAACTTATCTTCTTATTTGGAGGGACTGGCTCAATTAAATAAGGTAAAGGTAGATTTTCAAACAGAGGGATTAGAAGATACAATCAGTCCTGCCTTGCGCAAAGCCCTTTATCGTGTGGTGCGTGAAGCAACATCTAACGCCATCAGACATGGCAAGTGCCGTACAATTAAGGTTAATCTGCAAATGGAACCATCCAAAGTAAAATTAGAGATAGCCGATGACGGCGGTGGTTTTGATGTAGACAAGCTGACAAAGCCGGGACTGGGATTAGCAAATATGAACAGTCTAATTAAATCTTTTAATGGACGTTTTAGTATCAAAAGCAACCTTGGTGAAGGAACCCGGATAAGCTGTGTTATCCCGGATAATTAGAAATTATACCCACGGGAGGTTCAGATAATGAAAGTGCTTGTGGTGGATGATCATCCACTGGTTTGGGAAGGTATTAAGTCTGTACTAAAGGATGAGGATGACATGGAGGCGGTGGGTTGGGCTAACAGTGGGCGGCAGGCTGAGCAAATGCTTAGTAAAATACAACCCGACGTGGCCTTGGTGGATCTTCGCCTGCCCGGGGAATACGGGATTAATATCATTAAAAAACTGCGCCCCTTAGCTCCTAAATGCCGTTTTATCATTTTAACCACCTTTGCGGATCACCAGGATATTAAGCAAGCCATGGAATGCCGTGTGAATGGCTATATTTTAAAAGAAGCCTTACCCCAGGAGATGATTACCGCTCTGCGCCTGGTTCATGGTGGCAGACCT is a window encoding:
- a CDS encoding response regulator; translation: MKVLVVDDHPLVWEGIKSVLKDEDDMEAVGWANSGRQAEQMLSKIQPDVALVDLRLPGEYGINIIKKLRPLAPKCRFIILTTFADHQDIKQAMECRVNGYILKEALPQEMITALRLVHGGRPYYDPLVMELMVQKQNKQERLLSDLTERETEVLKAITDGLSNKEIADKLFVSENTVKKHVSNILSKLGLKDRTKAAVFAASCGMANHDPHAVLLS
- a CDS encoding sensor histidine kinase, whose protein sequence is MSTLTDIQERSDGLRCTPEIMGGWRAMVIFRFISWFLTSVFYLFNPGNSLFSIKLLVIISLLAFGLIISYLYEYNKDTDIDKMQLVVIETLGIALFLIPTGGLSSPFIWYALNPIFMTALLLPNAYYWITVVIFLASSSLTSIYFSGIGIFELWKENQWLLLVFLLLITVSYLFAQLIKHLADAYNQLSTAYNQSEQLLKHNSNLYQALESVSAGSEPSHLAEVLAAYARKLSGAQATMCCLMNNGNRPQWLISDPDNILEEHINSRQIDIIWDRLNYGQEKTYTFPLDDGDTKGQLVCVPLQSLDERFGFLAYVVPRGINKGDLNRAIIFLAELGAIVMERQKADELSARLMVIEEQNRIANEIHDGVSQYLFSIVYALHSLAKKEGSLQEDEIKEQLELIGSTASKAARELRSSIYRISPRRRGEQVFVANLSSYLEGLAQLNKVKVDFQTEGLEDTISPALRKALYRVVREATSNAIRHGKCRTIKVNLQMEPSKVKLEIADDGGGFDVDKLTKPGLGLANMNSLIKSFNGRFSIKSNLGEGTRISCVIPDN